A genomic stretch from Dissulfurispira thermophila includes:
- a CDS encoding MFS transporter: MNKKIISWCLFDFANSSYSAVIAAVIFPVYYANVIVGNETGLGDLWWGRAIAVSMAVVAISSPFLGGIADYARIRKRLLIFYSILCILSVSLFYFLHKGMVIEGFILIILANIGMEGGLVFYNSFLPEITETTHRGRVSAWGFGVGYAGSIVSLLLAMLLVNKGLVNITWPMVALFFGVFSIPAFLFLPKDKHGDFTNGTSSPLCSAATDGLIYTWKTFKKIWTNREQRKFLIAYLIYEDGVNTVIVFSSIFAATTLLFRPEELIGMYLIVQTTALIGAFLMARPIDYWGPKKVIIMSLVMWVTVSIAAFFVQTKMQFFIIASIAGLGLGTIQAASRAFYTQFIPAEEESEYFGVYSFIGKSSAILGPLVFGYLSSTFGSQRPAVLSVALFFLAGLIIVKRVKGGMPNVEVSGKTIDERI; encoded by the coding sequence ATGAATAAAAAAATCATCTCATGGTGTTTATTTGATTTTGCCAATTCAAGCTATTCTGCTGTTATAGCCGCTGTAATATTTCCTGTCTATTATGCGAATGTGATAGTCGGCAACGAAACAGGCCTTGGGGATCTATGGTGGGGAAGGGCAATAGCAGTAAGCATGGCAGTTGTAGCAATAAGCTCTCCATTTCTTGGCGGAATAGCAGATTATGCAAGGATAAGAAAGAGGCTACTCATCTTTTATAGCATTTTATGTATTTTGTCTGTCTCTTTATTTTATTTTCTTCACAAAGGAATGGTTATCGAAGGATTTATCCTTATTATCCTTGCAAATATAGGCATGGAAGGCGGACTCGTCTTTTATAATTCATTTTTACCAGAGATAACCGAAACAACACATCGAGGTAGGGTATCAGCGTGGGGTTTTGGAGTTGGGTACGCAGGTTCGATAGTTTCGCTTTTATTAGCAATGCTTCTTGTAAATAAAGGACTTGTAAATATTACATGGCCAATGGTCGCACTGTTCTTTGGTGTTTTCTCAATACCAGCATTTTTGTTTCTACCTAAAGATAAACATGGAGATTTTACAAATGGGACTTCCTCTCCTTTATGTAGTGCAGCAACAGATGGTCTTATATATACATGGAAGACATTTAAGAAAATCTGGACTAACAGGGAACAGAGAAAATTTTTAATAGCATATCTTATTTATGAGGATGGAGTGAATACAGTTATAGTATTTTCAAGTATCTTTGCTGCAACAACCCTTTTATTTAGACCTGAAGAATTAATAGGTATGTATCTTATTGTTCAGACTACAGCACTTATCGGTGCTTTTCTAATGGCAAGACCAATAGATTATTGGGGACCTAAAAAAGTGATTATCATGTCTCTGGTCATGTGGGTTACGGTATCAATTGCAGCATTTTTCGTTCAAACTAAAATGCAATTTTTTATAATCGCTTCTATTGCAGGTTTAGGTCTCGGGACTATTCAGGCAGCGAGCAGGGCATTTTATACACAATTCATCCCTGCTGAAGAAGAATCAGAGTATTTTGGTGTTTATTCATTTATAGGAAAATCATCAGCCATATTAGGCCCACTTGTTTTTGGATATTTATCTTCAACCTTTGGAAGCCAGAGACCTGCGGTGCTGTCAGTAGCTTTGTTTTTTCTTGCAGGCTTGATTATAGTTAAAAGAGTAAAAGGCGGAATGCCAAATGTCGAGGTGTCGGGTAAGACAATAGACGAAAGAATCTGA
- a CDS encoding UDP-N-acetylmuramate--L-alanine ligase: MKIFFSGIGGSGVSAIASFMADKGHIIFGSDRAFDNNPYHPLCNSLKSKGICIVPQDGHGIDSSFDLSVFSTAVEHDQPDFLKAKSLKIPIKTRPEYLAEIVSDFKTIAVAGTSGKSTTSGMLAFLMQRLGLKPNFIGGGRVKQFRTETNPGNSITGNSDFLIIEACESDGTIVNYKPMHSIILNLDLDHHPIEKTAAMFEIFIKNTADKIIINADDNNLRGQMLEVRNHRSKEKIITFSIDMPSHYKAENIFYKPFNTNFFLKGFKFSLSIPGKYNLYNALSCIAMLSEMGIPLRDIADVLHEFNGIERRFDIHLNNDNHLVIDDYAHNPHKISALMQTVKNLRNSVCYIFQPHGFAPTRMMKTAYIDAFVKNIRDSDHLILLPIFYAGGTVSKDISSHDIADGIRARGKSVEVIDNRNEISKRLNEWDNYIIFGARDETLSDFARKIATSLAFSSTTIRQ; this comes from the coding sequence ATGAAAATCTTTTTTTCAGGCATAGGCGGAAGTGGTGTATCAGCAATAGCCAGCTTTATGGCAGACAAAGGTCATATTATCTTTGGATCAGATAGGGCATTTGATAATAATCCATATCATCCTTTATGTAACTCACTCAAATCAAAAGGCATATGTATAGTTCCTCAAGATGGCCACGGAATTGACAGTTCTTTTGATCTTTCGGTATTTAGCACAGCAGTTGAACATGACCAGCCTGATTTTTTAAAAGCAAAGTCATTAAAAATCCCTATAAAGACAAGACCCGAGTATCTTGCTGAGATAGTATCAGACTTTAAGACAATAGCAGTTGCAGGTACAAGCGGGAAATCAACTACATCCGGAATGCTTGCATTCCTGATGCAACGACTTGGGTTAAAACCAAATTTTATAGGTGGAGGAAGAGTAAAACAATTCAGGACAGAGACAAATCCCGGGAATTCAATAACAGGCAATTCTGATTTTCTTATTATAGAGGCATGCGAATCAGATGGAACAATTGTTAATTATAAACCAATGCACTCGATAATATTAAATCTTGATTTAGACCACCACCCAATAGAAAAAACTGCTGCTATGTTTGAGATCTTTATAAAAAATACAGCAGACAAAATTATTATCAATGCAGATGATAATAACCTCAGAGGGCAGATGTTAGAAGTCAGAAATCACAGGTCAAAAGAAAAAATAATAACTTTTTCAATTGATATGCCATCGCATTACAAGGCAGAAAATATTTTTTATAAGCCATTTAATACAAATTTCTTTTTGAAAGGTTTTAAATTCAGCCTTTCAATTCCCGGTAAATACAATCTCTATAATGCTCTTTCATGTATAGCTATGCTGTCTGAGATGGGGATACCACTTAGAGATATTGCTGATGTCTTGCACGAATTCAACGGAATAGAAAGGCGGTTTGATATTCATCTAAATAATGATAATCATCTTGTAATAGACGATTATGCACACAACCCGCATAAAATATCAGCCCTTATGCAGACAGTAAAAAATCTCAGAAATAGTGTCTGCTACATATTCCAGCCACACGGATTTGCACCAACAAGGATGATGAAAACCGCATATATAGATGCCTTTGTAAAAAACATCAGGGATTCTGATCATCTCATACTTTTGCCAATATTCTATGCAGGTGGTACAGTTAGCAAAGATATCTCAAGCCATGATATTGCAGATGGAATAAGGGCAAGAGGGAAATCTGTTGAGGTAATTGATAATAGAAATGAAATTTCTAAGAGATTGAATGAATGGGACAACTACATTATCTTTGGTGCAAGAGATGAAACACTTTCAGACTTTGCAAGAAAAATAGCCACTTCATTAGCCTTCAGCAGCACAACCATTAGACAGTAG
- a CDS encoding aldehyde ferredoxin oxidoreductase family protein, whose protein sequence is MTGYAGKSIKVDLTKKEVSIFDTPVELCNEYLGGRGIGVRMISDRITYDYNSHDMPLIFATGPLVGTSAPTSGRMSVISRSPLTGTVFDCSVGGKFGTELKKAGFDFIEIVGISDKWVLLEIDNGNVAIKDSPNLYGKNISDVRSILDGRGSYASIGMAGEKQVRYASIVFDGHYCAGRGGLGAVMGAKKLKAIKVKGDGKIPVADPDGLKLARQEIMRLLRASQAVFGEFGLSEFGTAALVDLIHARRMEPTHNFRETMFSDASKYSGYNMKIYYKAKKAGCAGCPVLCKKIGANGEVIPEFETVSHFGALNGCNDLSAIVEANRICNEYGIDTITAASTIACYSEINERFLSPDEMIRLLVNIGMRDEGIGDMLAEGSLRYATLKGHPELSMSVKGLELPAYDPRGAYGMALAYATSNRGGCHLRAYPISHEILRKPVSTDRFSFEGKARMIKIAEDLNAVIDSLTACKFVFFAASLEEYAKAINAVTGENYDVQSLLKIGENIWNLERHLNELNGFTKSHDDLPERFFREGGTSSRNIRIPPIDREKFLKARENYYRIRGYSK, encoded by the coding sequence ATGACAGGTTATGCAGGAAAAAGTATAAAGGTTGATTTAACAAAAAAAGAGGTATCCATTTTTGATACTCCTGTGGAGTTATGTAATGAATATCTTGGTGGAAGGGGTATTGGTGTCAGGATGATTAGTGACAGGATTACCTATGATTATAACTCTCATGATATGCCGCTGATATTTGCAACAGGACCTCTTGTTGGCACTTCAGCACCTACATCAGGTAGGATGTCTGTTATATCACGTTCGCCTTTGACAGGAACAGTGTTTGACTGTTCTGTTGGAGGAAAATTTGGGACAGAATTGAAGAAAGCAGGTTTTGATTTTATCGAGATTGTTGGCATATCGGATAAATGGGTTTTGTTAGAAATAGACAATGGCAATGTTGCAATAAAAGACTCACCTAATTTATATGGTAAAAACATATCTGATGTGAGATCTATTCTTGATGGGAGAGGTTCTTATGCATCTATCGGCATGGCAGGTGAAAAGCAGGTCAGATACGCATCTATTGTTTTTGATGGGCATTATTGTGCAGGCAGAGGTGGTCTCGGTGCTGTAATGGGTGCAAAAAAACTCAAGGCAATAAAGGTAAAAGGAGATGGGAAAATACCTGTTGCTGATCCTGATGGACTTAAGTTAGCAAGGCAGGAGATAATGAGGCTTTTGAGGGCATCTCAGGCAGTGTTTGGTGAATTTGGACTTTCTGAGTTTGGGACTGCTGCACTTGTGGATTTGATTCATGCACGGCGAATGGAACCAACCCATAATTTCAGAGAGACTATGTTTTCTGATGCTTCAAAGTATTCAGGTTATAACATGAAGATTTATTACAAGGCTAAAAAGGCAGGATGTGCAGGATGCCCTGTCTTATGCAAGAAGATTGGTGCTAATGGAGAGGTTATCCCTGAATTCGAGACAGTATCTCACTTTGGGGCACTGAATGGATGTAATGACCTATCTGCTATCGTAGAAGCAAACAGGATATGTAATGAGTACGGGATTGACACGATAACTGCTGCTTCTACTATTGCATGTTATTCAGAGATAAATGAGAGATTTCTTTCTCCTGATGAGATGATTAGATTACTTGTTAATATTGGGATGAGAGATGAAGGTATAGGAGATATGCTTGCAGAGGGTTCTTTAAGATATGCCACATTAAAAGGACATCCTGAATTAAGCATGTCTGTGAAAGGACTTGAACTGCCTGCATATGACCCAAGAGGTGCATATGGAATGGCACTGGCATACGCAACATCAAACAGGGGTGGATGTCATTTGAGGGCATATCCTATAAGTCATGAGATATTGAGAAAGCCTGTTTCAACAGATAGATTTTCATTTGAAGGAAAGGCTCGGATGATAAAAATAGCCGAAGACCTCAATGCAGTTATAGATTCTCTCACTGCATGCAAATTTGTATTTTTTGCAGCAAGTCTTGAGGAGTATGCAAAGGCTATCAATGCAGTAACAGGAGAAAATTATGATGTCCAATCTTTGCTTAAGATTGGCGAAAACATATGGAATCTTGAAAGGCATCTGAATGAGTTAAATGGCTTTACTAAATCGCATGATGACTTGCCTGAAAGGTTTTTTAGAGAAGGTGGTACATCAAGCAGGAATATCAGAATACCGCCTATTGATAGAGAAAAATTTCTTAAGGCAAGAGAGAATTATTATCGAATAAGGGGCTATAGCAAGTGA
- a CDS encoding class II aldolase/adducin family protein gives MISLLNKYLDKLEFQGLACKGNAIFLALDAELFSNKPIKGDVLELSKIFDLMNINTILYSEPAEPYWSIIKELVKGQEKIVPMDCETRTFFHDIPVINEFSSDEIAKALSHRKSAIIRSKGIVTYGTVTPEQAFVSFSSTCFSTFVKYFYDGMMYFEKCYLKGLLHDKCYVEGFNNIVKKLQPLVFSFQPLTLKKPKTEDDVIKILAEAGRAVVEHKLVDSYFGNISYIYGNNIYISQTGSSMDELECCIDAVPLDGSSSVGITASSELSAHKNIYAVTGDNAILHGHPKFAVIMSMYCEKKDCSYYGDMDYCYRKCREKRYVADIPVVSGEIGTGPTGLVNTVPKAMKDSRGVIVFGHGVFTSGKDNFQNPFDMLVDIENKCRNEYFKMVQKYLSTSPQ, from the coding sequence GTGATAAGTCTGCTAAATAAATACCTTGATAAGCTCGAATTTCAAGGACTTGCATGTAAAGGTAATGCCATATTTTTAGCTCTTGATGCAGAATTATTTTCAAATAAACCTATCAAAGGTGATGTTTTAGAATTAAGCAAGATTTTTGATTTAATGAATATAAATACAATTCTTTATTCAGAGCCTGCTGAACCTTACTGGAGCATTATTAAAGAATTGGTAAAAGGGCAAGAGAAAATAGTTCCGATGGACTGCGAGACCCGGACATTTTTTCACGATATTCCTGTTATTAATGAATTCTCATCAGATGAGATAGCAAAGGCGTTATCGCACAGGAAATCAGCAATCATCAGGAGTAAAGGAATTGTTACATATGGAACCGTGACACCTGAACAGGCATTTGTTTCATTTAGTTCCACTTGTTTTTCTACATTCGTTAAATATTTTTATGATGGCATGATGTATTTTGAAAAATGTTATTTAAAAGGTTTATTGCATGATAAATGTTATGTCGAAGGTTTTAATAATATAGTCAAAAAACTTCAACCTTTAGTCTTCAGCTTTCAACCTCTTACATTGAAAAAACCAAAAACAGAGGATGATGTCATAAAAATACTTGCTGAGGCAGGCAGGGCAGTTGTCGAACACAAGCTTGTAGATTCATATTTCGGAAATATCTCCTATATATATGGAAACAATATTTATATAAGCCAGACAGGGAGTTCTATGGATGAGCTTGAATGCTGTATTGATGCAGTTCCGCTTGATGGCTCGTCTTCTGTTGGGATTACAGCATCTTCAGAGTTGTCAGCACATAAGAACATCTATGCTGTAACAGGGGATAATGCTATACTTCATGGACATCCAAAGTTTGCTGTAATAATGTCTATGTATTGTGAAAAAAAGGATTGTTCTTATTACGGTGATATGGATTACTGTTACAGGAAATGCAGGGAGAAAAGATATGTGGCAGATATACCTGTTGTATCAGGAGAGATAGGGACAGGTCCAACAGGGCTGGTGAATACTGTTCCAAAGGCGATGAAAGATAGTAGAGGTGTTATTGTTTTCGGACACGGGGTTTTCACGTCAGGAAAAGATAATTTTCAAAACCCATTTGATATGCTTGTAGATATTGAGAACAAGTGTAGAAATGAATATTTCAAAATGGTGCAGAAATATCTTTCAACATCTCCTCAATAG
- a CDS encoding histone deacetylase family protein, with product MQKVGFVYDDIFLMHKTPPWHPETKERLISVLNALKNSDLWNKLIHIKPRKATYDDIALTHTNNYIEKIKNFGVGYLDGDTYMSKDSLEASLYAVGAVMEAVDRCKSNEIHRAFCAVRPPGHHAESEKAMGFCIFNNVAVGARYAQKIGYKKVFIIDFDVHHGNGTQHIFEEDDTVFYFSTHQYPHYPGTGKESEIGIGKGKGFTYNITMRGGSGDKEYMHVYHDILHGLVKNFAPDIILVSAGYDIRAEDPLSTIKISSEGIREIVHGILSSIDKPVVFTLEGGYDLDALGESVRITIEEMLKDISAPF from the coding sequence ATGCAGAAGGTTGGATTTGTATATGATGACATATTCCTGATGCATAAGACACCCCCATGGCATCCTGAAACAAAAGAAAGGCTAATATCTGTTTTAAATGCACTAAAAAATTCTGATTTATGGAATAAACTTATCCATATCAAGCCGCGCAAGGCAACCTATGATGACATTGCCCTCACGCATACGAACAATTACATCGAAAAGATTAAAAACTTCGGCGTTGGTTATCTTGATGGAGATACCTACATGTCAAAAGACAGCCTTGAGGCATCATTGTATGCAGTGGGAGCAGTAATGGAGGCAGTGGATAGATGCAAATCAAATGAAATCCATAGAGCCTTCTGTGCTGTTAGACCTCCTGGACACCATGCAGAGTCAGAAAAGGCAATGGGCTTCTGCATATTCAATAATGTTGCAGTAGGGGCAAGATATGCTCAGAAGATTGGTTATAAAAAAGTTTTTATCATTGACTTCGATGTCCATCATGGAAATGGAACACAGCATATATTTGAAGAGGACGACACCGTCTTTTATTTCAGCACTCACCAATATCCGCACTATCCCGGAACAGGCAAGGAGTCTGAAATAGGCATCGGAAAGGGCAAAGGATTTACTTACAATATTACTATGCGAGGAGGCTCAGGAGACAAGGAGTATATGCATGTCTATCATGACATACTGCATGGACTTGTAAAAAATTTCGCCCCTGATATTATCCTTGTATCGGCAGGCTATGACATACGCGCAGAGGACCCATTATCCACCATCAAAATCTCAAGCGAAGGCATAAGAGAAATAGTGCATGGCATATTATCAAGCATTGACAAACCTGTTGTCTTTACACTCGAAGGGGGATATGATTTAGATGCACTCGGAGAGTCAGTAAGAATTACTATTGAGGAGATGTTGAAAGATATTTCTGCACCATTTTGA
- the trxB gene encoding thioredoxin-disulfide reductase, producing the protein MNKQFGEMFPEETKKVLMDAFKELKDKVLLEAFVRDDDNDQFSAFTSEFLKGISRLTDKIDIEIYKSSDGVTKKKGITRFPTILINPDKYMVSYVGAPFGEEARTLIMAIILASTNGTIFSDAALKRLFELKEPRHIQIFVSPSCPYCPQQALNAVSAAIAMPDIITVEIIEMYENRDYIDKYHIITVPFTVINDIPIGTGVKPPEIFVEEMHNLSPVKRAFAPMAGEAVNVDLAIIGGGPAGLTAAIYAGRSGLKSVVLEKATVGGQVLVTPVVENYPGFSQIAGKTLVDIMYQQALRYTHILEGEDVIDVKRADEVFELKTNRRIYNARGIIIATGAEHKKLDVAGEKSLYGRGVSYCATCDGYFFKDGKKVIVVGGGNTAVTDALYLHSIGAEVSLVHRRDRLRAEAFLQKSLSDNKIPVYWNTVVKEIIGANHVGAVRLQNLKDNSIKVLEVDGVFIAIGYVPNNEIAKILGLRLDSEGYIKVDSRQRTSMHMVYAAGDITGGIKQIVTAVGQGAIAAITAFEDLSNPYWKKGDN; encoded by the coding sequence ATGAATAAACAATTTGGCGAGATGTTTCCTGAAGAAACAAAAAAAGTTCTTATGGATGCCTTTAAAGAGCTTAAAGATAAGGTTTTGCTGGAGGCATTTGTAAGAGATGATGATAATGACCAGTTCAGTGCATTTACATCAGAATTTCTGAAAGGTATATCCAGACTCACAGATAAAATTGATATAGAAATTTATAAGTCGAGCGATGGAGTTACAAAGAAAAAGGGAATAACAAGGTTCCCAACTATTCTTATTAATCCTGATAAATATATGGTTAGTTATGTAGGTGCTCCGTTCGGCGAAGAGGCACGTACATTAATAATGGCAATAATACTTGCTTCTACAAATGGGACTATATTTTCTGATGCTGCGTTGAAGAGGCTGTTTGAATTAAAGGAACCAAGGCATATTCAGATATTTGTATCACCGAGTTGTCCTTACTGCCCACAGCAGGCATTAAATGCAGTCTCTGCTGCTATTGCAATGCCTGATATTATAACTGTAGAGATTATAGAGATGTATGAAAACAGAGATTACATAGACAAATATCATATTATTACTGTGCCATTTACTGTTATAAACGATATTCCCATTGGCACCGGAGTAAAACCTCCGGAAATATTTGTAGAGGAGATGCATAATCTCTCGCCTGTTAAAAGGGCATTTGCTCCGATGGCAGGCGAGGCTGTTAATGTTGATTTAGCAATCATCGGGGGAGGGCCTGCAGGACTTACTGCAGCTATATATGCAGGAAGGAGCGGACTCAAGTCTGTGGTTTTAGAAAAGGCTACTGTTGGCGGTCAGGTTCTTGTCACACCAGTTGTTGAGAACTATCCTGGTTTCAGCCAAATAGCAGGAAAGACTCTTGTGGATATAATGTATCAGCAGGCGTTGCGATATACCCATATTCTTGAAGGAGAGGATGTTATTGATGTAAAGAGGGCTGATGAGGTATTTGAGCTAAAGACAAACAGAAGAATATACAATGCAAGAGGCATAATAATTGCCACAGGAGCCGAACATAAAAAACTTGATGTAGCCGGTGAAAAAAGCCTCTATGGCAGAGGAGTAAGTTATTGTGCAACATGCGATGGATATTTTTTTAAGGATGGCAAGAAAGTCATTGTAGTAGGAGGTGGCAATACGGCTGTCACAGATGCATTGTACCTACACAGCATAGGGGCAGAGGTGTCATTGGTTCACAGGAGAGACAGACTGCGTGCAGAGGCATTTCTCCAGAAGAGTTTGTCGGATAATAAAATCCCTGTTTATTGGAATACGGTGGTTAAAGAGATAATAGGTGCAAACCATGTGGGTGCTGTCAGGCTACAAAATCTCAAAGATAATTCTATAAAGGTCCTAGAAGTGGACGGTGTGTTTATTGCTATAGGATATGTGCCTAATAATGAGATTGCAAAGATACTTGGCCTTAGGCTCGATTCCGAAGGTTATATCAAGGTTGATTCAAGGCAGAGGACATCTATGCATATGGTATATGCTGCAGGTGATATAACAGGTGGCATTAAACAAATAGTTACTGCTGTTGGACAGGGAGCTATTGCAGCAATCACGGCATTTGAAGACCTCTCTAATCCATATTGGAAGAAAGGGGATAATTAA
- a CDS encoding NifU family protein, producing MITREQVETVLDKIRIGLKTEGGDIELIDIKDDIVYVRLVGACGTCPMSTLTMKNWVETTVKKEIPEVKAVQAI from the coding sequence ATGATTACCAGAGAACAAGTAGAAACTGTTTTAGATAAAATAAGGATTGGACTCAAGACAGAGGGCGGTGATATTGAATTAATTGATATAAAAGACGATATAGTATATGTAAGGTTGGTGGGTGCATGCGGCACATGCCCTATGTCTACCCTGACAATGAAAAATTGGGTGGAGACAACAGTAAAGAAAGAGATACCGGAGGTCAAAGCTGTTCAGGCGATATGA
- a CDS encoding N-acetylmuramoyl-L-alanine amidase, with translation MNKDRNQKTDDRKQKSEDRSQMTDFQKMVKGSIGEDVKSFIHLFTASPLHQIKVCVLFSVFCLLSFVLLSPSVSKSEDLIEVKGLRHWATAEYIRVVIDLSGPAEFSKGKLSNPERLFFDIKNAKLLKGIQTNFAIGAKPVKAVRLGQFTPDIVRIVFDLETPDYDFKVFSLEDPARLVVELSSKVGIEDKKDIKTEAKVEDKQDKTEGRNIGNNFISRKIVIDPGHGGHDPGAVGPGGLFEKDVVLDIALKVRDIIKNEYPFYDVVLTRDKDIFIPLKDRAKIANDIGADLFLSIHANASPNRYARGIETYFLNWTDDEEALRVAARENAISVKKMKQVQSELGLILASLERDRKRDDSIKLAGSVHASMVANIRPQFPKTNDLGIKSALFYVLVDAEMASALAEVSFISNPEEERLLSDDSYRQQLAYSLVKGINAYFDSSPPQHKVVYRISHSEAKPHASNNKKSPDRKLSNGKKNKSKRVKYVRR, from the coding sequence ATGAATAAAGACAGAAATCAGAAGACAGATGACAGAAAACAGAAGTCAGAAGACAGAAGCCAGATGACAGACTTTCAGAAAATGGTGAAGGGGTCAATAGGTGAAGATGTGAAGAGTTTCATTCACCTATTTACCGCTTCACCGCTTCACCAAATAAAAGTCTGTGTTCTGTTTTCTGTGTTTTGTCTTTTGTCTTTTGTTCTTTTATCTCCTTCCGTAAGCAAATCAGAAGATCTAATCGAGGTTAAAGGGCTCAGACATTGGGCTACTGCTGAATACATAAGAGTTGTTATCGACCTATCAGGACCTGCTGAATTCAGTAAAGGGAAGTTATCAAATCCAGAGAGGCTTTTTTTTGATATAAAAAATGCAAAATTACTAAAAGGTATTCAGACCAATTTTGCAATTGGTGCAAAACCTGTAAAGGCTGTCAGATTGGGACAGTTTACTCCGGATATTGTAAGAATTGTCTTTGACCTCGAAACACCTGATTATGACTTTAAGGTTTTTAGTCTTGAGGATCCTGCAAGGCTTGTAGTAGAGTTATCTTCCAAAGTTGGGATTGAAGACAAAAAAGATATTAAGACAGAGGCTAAGGTAGAAGATAAACAAGATAAGACAGAAGGCAGGAATATAGGAAATAATTTTATTTCCAGAAAGATTGTTATAGACCCTGGACACGGCGGTCATGACCCGGGTGCAGTTGGTCCAGGGGGGCTTTTTGAAAAAGATGTGGTTTTAGATATTGCACTGAAGGTCAGGGATATCATAAAAAATGAATATCCATTTTATGATGTTGTTCTGACAAGGGACAAGGATATTTTTATTCCATTAAAGGACAGGGCAAAGATTGCTAATGATATCGGTGCTGATCTTTTCCTATCCATTCATGCAAATGCAAGCCCTAATAGATATGCAAGGGGAATAGAAACATATTTTCTCAACTGGACAGATGATGAAGAGGCATTAAGGGTTGCTGCAAGGGAAAATGCTATATCTGTAAAGAAGATGAAACAGGTGCAGAGCGAGCTTGGTTTGATATTGGCTTCTTTAGAGAGGGACAGAAAAAGAGACGATTCCATCAAGCTTGCAGGAAGTGTACATGCCTCGATGGTTGCAAATATAAGACCACAGTTTCCAAAAACAAATGATCTGGGTATTAAAAGTGCGTTATTTTATGTGCTTGTTGATGCAGAAATGGCATCTGCTCTTGCAGAAGTATCTTTTATAAGCAATCCCGAAGAAGAGAGATTGTTATCTGATGATTCTTATAGGCAACAACTCGCTTATTCATTGGTAAAGGGGATAAATGCTTATTTTGATTCTTCTCCTCCACAGCATAAAGTGGTTTATCGCATATCACATAGTGAAGCAAAACCTCATGCTTCTAATAATAAAAAGTCTCCTGATAGAAAATTATCGAATGGGAAAAAAAACAAATCGAAAAGAGTTAAATATGTTCGCAGATAA